CTTCAATAACATAAAGCTCCTCGTCGTACACAAGATACTGAATATTTACAAGACCTTTCGTTTTAAGTCCCACAGCCAAAGCGCGCGAGCAGTCCACAATTTTTTTTGTGATTTCGTCGCTCAAACTCCACGCGGGATAAACCGCGATAGAGTCGCCCGAGTGGATACCTGCCCTTTCGATATGCTCCATAATTCCGGGAATTAAAATTTCTTCGCCGTCGCATATCGCGTCGATTTCAACCTCCGTGCCCATAAGGTATTTATCTATAAGCACGGGGTTTTCGATGTTCTGGCTTAAAATTATATCCATATATTCTTTTACGTCTTCGTCATTGTGCGCGATAATCATATTCTGACCGCCGAGCACGTATGACGGACGCAGAAGAACGGGATAGCCGATTTGTTCAGCCGATTTTAACGCTTCCTCTTTTGTCATAACCGTGTGTCCCGTCGGACGTTTTATGTTAAGCTTTTCCAAAAGCTCGTCAAAACGTTCCCTGTCCTCCGCCATATCAATGCTGTCCGCGCTTGTGCCGATGATGTTAACGCCGTGTTCGCTCAAATAATTTGTAAGCTTAATCGCCGTCTGACCGCCGAACGCAACCACCACCCCGAACGGTTTTTCGGTATTTATAATACTCATAACGTCCTCGGTGGAGAGCGGTTCAAAATAAAGTCTGTCCGCGGTGTCAAAGTCGGTCGAAACGGTTTCGGGATTGTTGTTTACAATTATAACCTCATAACCTTTTTCTTTGAGCGCCCACACGCAGTGAACCGACGCATAGTCGAACTCAATTCCCTGTCCTATTCTGATAGGACCCGAGCCGAAAACGATAATTTTCTTTTTGCCGCTGTTTTTCTGCTCAATAAACTCCGCCGCCTCGTTTTCGTCATCAAATGTCGAATAGAAATACGGCGTTTCCGCACCGAATTCCGCAGCGCAGGTGTCAACCATTTTATACGACGCATAAAGTGGATTTTTCACCTTTTCGCCCGAAAAACTTTCAACCGTGCGGTCGAGATAGCCCATTTTCTTGGCTTTTAGGTAAAGCTCGTCCGTGATGTTTCCTTTTTTAAGCGTATTGTCCATATTGACAAGGTTTAAAAGCTTATATAAAAACCAGTTGTCGATTTTGGTTATTTCATGGATTTTCTCGGGTGCGATACCGCGTTTTAACGCCTCATACACGCAGAAAATTCTCTCGTCGGTGATGTTTTTGAGGTTTTCTTCAACCTCTTTATCCGGCATTTTCATAAACTTTTTGTAGTTTAATGTGTCCTGTGAAATTTCCGCACCGCGCACCGCTTTCATCATAGCCTGTTCAAAGCTTGTGCCGATTGCCATAACCTCTCCCGTCGCTTTCATCTGCGTGCCGAGATTTCTTTTAGCATACACAAATTTATCAAACGGCCATTTCGGGAATTTTACAACAACATAGTCGAGCGCAGGCTCAAAGCACGCCGACGTTGTTCCCGTAACCGCGTTTTTGATTTCGTTAAGGTTATATCCTATCGCAATTTTCGCGGCAACCTTTGCAATGGGGTATCCCGTCGCCTTGGACGCAAGCGCGGACGAACGCGAAACCCTGGGGTTAACCTCAATTACCGCATATTCAAAACTGTCGGGATTTAATGCAAACTGGCAGTTGCAGCCGCCCTCAACTTTAAGTTCGGAGATAATATCCAGCGCCGCCGAACGGAGCATTTGATATTCTTTATCCGAAAGCGTAACCGCCGGTGCAATAACAATGCTGTCACCCGTGTGAACGCCGACCGGGTCGAGGTTTTCCATACTGCACACCGTTATAACGTTGCCCTTTATATCGCGCATAACCTCAAATTCGATTTCTTTCCAGCCCGATATACATTTTTCCACCAAAATCTGATGAATGGGCGACAAACGAAGTCCGTTCTTCGCAATGTCGATAAGCTCGTCCTCGTTGTTTACAATACCGCCTCCCGTACCGCCGAGAGTGAACGCGGGACGGATTATGAGCGGATAGCCTGTTTCGTCCGCAAATTTCAGCGCGCCGTCCAAATCGTTTGCAACAACCGACGGAATACACGGCTGACCGATTTTTTCCATCGTGTCTTTAAATAACTTCCTGTCCTCCGATTTATCTATCGTTTCGGGATTTGCGCCCAAAAGTTTAACGTTGTTTTTCTCCAAAAATCCCGATTTTGCAAGCTGCATAGAGAGCGTAAGTCCCGTCTGACCGCCGAGGGTGGACAAAAGACTGTCGGGTTTTTCTTTTTCAATAATTCTTTCAAGAGTTGTAATGGTGAGCGGTTCGATATAAATTTTGTCCGCCATAGCCTTGTCCGTCATAATGGTTGCAGGATTGGAGTTTACCAGAACAACCTCCAGCCCCTCCTCTTTGAGCGCACGGCACGCCTGTGTTCCGGCGTAGTCAAATTCCGCTGCCTGACCTATCACAATAGGACCCGAACCTATTACCAAAACTTTTTTCAATTCTTTGTTAAGCGGCATTATTTGTTACCTCCCATCATTTGAATAAACTTATCGAACAAAAACGAGGTGTCAAGCGGACCTGCTGCCGCCTCGGGGTGAAACTGCACCGAAAACGCAGGCATATAGCTGTATTCAATGCCCTCGTTGGTGTTGTCGTTAGCATTTTTAAAGCTTTCCTCCGCACCGCCGGGAAGTGTTTCTCCGCACACCGCATAACCGTGGTTTTGGCTTGATATAAACACTCTGCCGTCCTTATAAACAACCGGCTGATTTGCTCCCCTGTGACCGTATTTAAGCTTAACCGTGTCCGCCCCCTGCGACAGCGCGAGTAGCTGATGACCGAGGCAAATGCCGAAAAGCGGAATTTTTTTCGCACAAAGCTTTTTTATTTCCTCAATAATTTCAACGTTTTCTTTCGGGTCGCCCGG
This genomic stretch from Qingrenia yutianensis harbors:
- the carB gene encoding carbamoyl-phosphate synthase large subunit, translating into MPLNKELKKVLVIGSGPIVIGQAAEFDYAGTQACRALKEEGLEVVLVNSNPATIMTDKAMADKIYIEPLTITTLERIIEKEKPDSLLSTLGGQTGLTLSMQLAKSGFLEKNNVKLLGANPETIDKSEDRKLFKDTMEKIGQPCIPSVVANDLDGALKFADETGYPLIIRPAFTLGGTGGGIVNNEDELIDIAKNGLRLSPIHQILVEKCISGWKEIEFEVMRDIKGNVITVCSMENLDPVGVHTGDSIVIAPAVTLSDKEYQMLRSAALDIISELKVEGGCNCQFALNPDSFEYAVIEVNPRVSRSSALASKATGYPIAKVAAKIAIGYNLNEIKNAVTGTTSACFEPALDYVVVKFPKWPFDKFVYAKRNLGTQMKATGEVMAIGTSFEQAMMKAVRGAEISQDTLNYKKFMKMPDKEVEENLKNITDERIFCVYEALKRGIAPEKIHEITKIDNWFLYKLLNLVNMDNTLKKGNITDELYLKAKKMGYLDRTVESFSGEKVKNPLYASYKMVDTCAAEFGAETPYFYSTFDDENEAAEFIEQKNSGKKKIIVFGSGPIRIGQGIEFDYASVHCVWALKEKGYEVIIVNNNPETVSTDFDTADRLYFEPLSTEDVMSIINTEKPFGVVVAFGGQTAIKLTNYLSEHGVNIIGTSADSIDMAEDRERFDELLEKLNIKRPTGHTVMTKEEALKSAEQIGYPVLLRPSYVLGGQNMIIAHNDEDVKEYMDIILSQNIENPVLIDKYLMGTEVEIDAICDGEEILIPGIMEHIERAGIHSGDSIAVYPAWSLSDEITKKIVDCSRALAVGLKTKGLVNIQYLVYDEELYVIEVNPRSSRTIPYITKVTGVPMVDLAVKTMLGEKLKDLGYGTGLYKESAYFAVKVPVFSFEKLIDVDTHLGPEMKSTGEVLGIASTLEEALYKGLVAAGYNLNKKGGVFITVRDSDKGELIDISKGFNDLGYEIYATKGTAKIIENIGIDVKVVDKIHESENNAISLIESGKAAYVISTSSKGRIPSRDSVKIRRKAVERSVPCLTSIDTATAFLNSIKSRFSQGSTELVDINNMRSERMKLKFTKMHGCGNDYIYFNCFNQTITNPEGLSVSLSDRHFGIGGDGVVLICPSDVADAKMRMFNLDGSEGKMCGNAIRCVGKYLYDNKIVEKNHLTIETLSGIKKLELKKQNGEVQFVTVDMGKAELDPKKIPVSLDGDKVVDVKVEIGGRKENITCVSMGNPHCVVFYENIDTLNLEEIGPKFENNKIFPDRVNTEFIKVIDSHTLKMRVWERGSGETWACGTGACAAAVAAVENGYCKKGDDITIKLIGGDLVIKYTDGGVFMTGGASKVFDGEIEI